One Azoarcus sp. DN11 DNA segment encodes these proteins:
- the badH gene encoding 2-hydroxycyclohexanecarboxyl-CoA dehydrogenase: MRGLEGKVVIVTGGAGGIGSAICRRFGEERASVAVFDINREAAEAVAAEIQSAGGKARAYAVDLTSQDSVITAVTAAEGELGPIDVLVNNAGWDKVGNFLDTEKPLWDKIVAINLYGALYMHHAVVKGMRERGRGRVINVASDAGRVGSSGEAVYSFCKGGLIAFSKTMARELARQQININVVCPGPTDTPLLDDICGEGERGEKLRTAFTRAVPFGRLGQPGDLPGAVAFLASDDAAFITGQVMSVSGGLTMAG, translated from the coding sequence ATGAGAGGTCTTGAAGGCAAGGTCGTGATCGTGACGGGTGGTGCCGGTGGCATCGGTTCCGCAATCTGCCGCCGCTTCGGCGAAGAGCGCGCGAGCGTCGCCGTGTTCGACATCAACCGCGAAGCGGCCGAAGCCGTCGCCGCGGAAATCCAGTCGGCCGGCGGCAAGGCGCGCGCCTATGCGGTCGACCTGACGAGCCAGGATTCCGTGATCACCGCCGTGACCGCCGCCGAAGGCGAACTCGGCCCGATCGACGTGCTGGTGAACAACGCCGGCTGGGACAAGGTCGGCAACTTCCTCGATACCGAAAAGCCGCTGTGGGACAAGATAGTCGCGATCAACCTGTACGGCGCGCTGTACATGCATCACGCGGTCGTCAAGGGCATGCGCGAGCGCGGTCGCGGCCGTGTCATCAACGTCGCATCGGACGCCGGTCGTGTCGGCTCGTCGGGCGAGGCGGTGTACTCCTTCTGCAAGGGCGGCCTGATCGCGTTCTCGAAGACCATGGCGCGCGAACTCGCCCGCCAGCAGATCAACATCAACGTCGTGTGCCCCGGCCCGACCGACACCCCGCTGCTCGACGACATCTGCGGCGAAGGCGAGCGCGGCGAGAAGCTGCGCACCGCCTTCACCCGCGCCGTCCCCTTCGGCCGCCTCGGCCAGCCGGGCGACCTGCCGGGCGCCGTGGCGTTCCTCGCCAGCGACGACGCCGCGTTCATCACCGGTCAGGTGATGAGCGTGTCGGGCGGCCTGACGATGGCCGGTTAA
- the badI gene encoding 2-ketocyclohexanecarboxyl-CoA hydrolase — MEYQDILYTKQDGIATITINRPAQYNAFRAQTCEEMIHALKDADFDRSVGVVVLTGAGDKAFCTGGDQGTQDGGYGGRGTIGLPIEEVQSAIRDIAKPVIARVNGYAIGGGNVLVTICDLAIASDKAQLGQAGPRVGSVDPGFGTALLARVVGEKKAREIWYLCRRYTAQEALAMGLVNAVVPHDQLDAEVKKWCEEIVEKSPTAIALAKKSFNVDTEMIRGMGGLAMHALKLYYETAESAEGGNAFREKRKPEFRKYQK, encoded by the coding sequence ATGGAATACCAGGACATTCTCTACACCAAGCAGGACGGCATCGCGACGATCACGATCAACCGCCCCGCGCAGTACAACGCCTTCCGCGCCCAGACCTGCGAGGAAATGATCCACGCGCTGAAGGATGCGGACTTCGACCGCAGCGTCGGCGTGGTCGTGCTGACCGGCGCCGGCGACAAGGCGTTCTGCACCGGCGGTGACCAAGGCACCCAGGACGGCGGCTACGGCGGTCGCGGCACGATCGGCCTGCCGATCGAGGAAGTGCAGAGCGCGATCCGCGACATCGCCAAGCCCGTGATCGCCCGTGTGAACGGCTACGCAATCGGCGGCGGCAACGTGCTCGTCACCATCTGCGACCTCGCGATCGCGTCCGACAAGGCCCAGCTCGGCCAGGCCGGCCCGCGCGTCGGCTCGGTCGACCCCGGCTTCGGCACCGCGCTCCTGGCGCGCGTCGTCGGCGAGAAGAAGGCACGCGAGATCTGGTACCTGTGCCGCCGCTACACCGCGCAGGAAGCGCTCGCGATGGGACTCGTCAACGCCGTCGTGCCGCACGACCAGCTCGACGCCGAAGTGAAGAAGTGGTGCGAAGAGATCGTCGAGAAGAGCCCGACCGCGATCGCGCTGGCGAAGAAGTCGTTCAACGTCGATACGGAAATGATCCGCGGCATGGGCGGCCTGGCGATGCACGCGCTGAAGCTCTATTACGAAACCGCCGAGTCGGCCGAGGGCGGCAACGCCTTCCGCGAGAAGCGCAAGCCCGAGTTCCGCAAGTACCAGAAGTAA
- a CDS encoding acyl-CoA dehydrogenase family protein → MIRDQETLNILLDTISRFVRERLVPQEAHVAETDQIPAELVAEMKELGLFGLSIPEEFGGMGLTMEEEVLATFEIGQTSPAFRSLFATNNGIGAQGIVIDGTPEQKRDYLPRLASGEIIGSFALTEPDAGSDAGSLRTNARRDGDHYVINGTKRYITNAPEAGIFTVMARTNPDAKGAHGISAFIVEKGTPGLSLGHIDKKMGQKGAHTCDVIFEDCRIPAANLIGGKEEVGFKTAMKVLDKGRINIAAICVGVAERMLADALRYAMERKQFGKPIAEFQLIQAMLADSKAEIYAARSMVVDAARKRDEGRDVGTEAACAKLFASEMCCRVADRAVQIFGGAGYLSEYGIERFYRDVRLFRIFEGTSQIQQLVIARNMIRAAGE, encoded by the coding sequence ATGATCCGCGACCAGGAGACACTCAACATTCTTCTCGACACGATCTCGCGCTTCGTGCGCGAGCGCCTCGTGCCGCAGGAGGCGCACGTCGCCGAGACCGACCAGATCCCGGCGGAGCTGGTCGCCGAAATGAAGGAGCTGGGGCTCTTCGGCCTGTCGATTCCCGAGGAATTCGGCGGCATGGGACTGACGATGGAAGAGGAGGTCCTCGCGACCTTCGAGATCGGCCAGACCTCCCCGGCCTTCCGTTCGCTGTTCGCGACCAACAACGGCATCGGCGCCCAGGGCATCGTCATCGACGGCACGCCCGAGCAGAAGCGCGACTACCTGCCGCGCCTCGCCTCCGGCGAGATCATCGGCTCCTTCGCGCTGACCGAGCCGGACGCGGGTTCCGACGCCGGCAGCCTGCGCACGAACGCACGGCGCGACGGCGATCACTACGTGATCAACGGCACCAAGCGTTACATCACCAACGCGCCCGAAGCGGGGATCTTCACGGTGATGGCGCGCACGAACCCCGACGCGAAAGGCGCCCACGGCATCTCCGCGTTCATCGTCGAGAAGGGCACGCCGGGTCTCTCGCTCGGCCACATCGACAAGAAGATGGGCCAGAAGGGCGCTCACACCTGCGACGTGATCTTCGAGGACTGCCGCATCCCGGCCGCGAACCTGATCGGCGGCAAGGAAGAGGTCGGCTTCAAGACCGCGATGAAGGTGCTCGACAAGGGCCGCATCAACATCGCCGCGATCTGCGTCGGCGTCGCCGAGCGCATGCTGGCGGATGCGCTGCGCTATGCGATGGAGCGCAAGCAGTTCGGCAAGCCGATCGCCGAATTCCAGCTCATCCAGGCGATGCTCGCCGACAGCAAGGCCGAGATTTACGCCGCCCGCAGCATGGTCGTGGATGCCGCCCGGAAGCGCGACGAAGGACGCGACGTCGGCACCGAGGCCGCCTGCGCCAAGCTCTTCGCGTCCGAGATGTGCTGCCGTGTGGCCGACCGTGCCGTACAGATCTTCGGCGGCGCCGGCTATCTGTCGGAATACGGCATCGAGCGCTTCTACCGCGACGTGCGCCTGTTCCGCATTTTCGAAGGCACGAGCCAGATCCAGCAGCTCGTGATCGCGCGCAACATGATCCGGGCCGCCGGCGAATGA
- a CDS encoding nitroreductase — translation MNARVRDDPVVSFGGDEAVLDWLISRRRSIRAFLSVPVDTGTIEGMLRIAARAPSGNNIQPWRVHVVAGAQRDALVDAVCAAYDQGDDRHVPEYAYYPAEFVEPYLGRRRRSGWGLYARLGIEKGDREGVRLQMRRNFRFFDAPVGLFFTIDRRLERGSWLDYGMFLQNVMLAAEARGLSTCAQGAWLPYHRIISDMLGFGEHEQLVCGMALGYADPDAPENALVTERAPLSEFVVMHGEAAVAEH, via the coding sequence ATGAACGCGCGCGTGCGGGACGATCCCGTCGTCTCGTTCGGCGGCGACGAGGCGGTGCTCGACTGGCTGATCTCACGCCGCCGCTCGATACGGGCATTCCTCTCGGTCCCCGTCGATACGGGCACGATCGAAGGCATGCTGCGGATCGCCGCGCGCGCCCCGTCCGGCAACAACATCCAGCCGTGGCGCGTGCACGTCGTCGCCGGCGCGCAGCGCGATGCGCTGGTGGATGCCGTATGTGCGGCGTACGACCAGGGCGACGACCGCCATGTGCCGGAATACGCGTATTATCCCGCCGAGTTCGTCGAGCCCTATCTCGGCCGGCGGCGCCGCAGCGGCTGGGGCCTGTACGCCCGGCTCGGCATCGAGAAGGGTGATCGCGAAGGGGTGCGGCTCCAGATGCGGCGCAACTTCCGCTTCTTCGACGCCCCGGTCGGACTCTTCTTCACGATCGACCGGCGCCTAGAGCGCGGCAGCTGGCTCGACTACGGCATGTTCCTGCAGAACGTGATGCTCGCGGCTGAAGCGCGCGGGCTATCCACCTGCGCGCAAGGGGCGTGGCTGCCGTACCACCGGATCATCTCGGACATGCTCGGCTTCGGCGAGCACGAGCAGCTCGTGTGCGGCATGGCGCTCGGCTACGCCGACCCCGACGCGCCCGAGAACGCGCTCGTGACCGAGCGTGCGCCCCTGTCGGAATTCGTTGTCATGCACGGCGAGGCTGCCGTTGCCGAACACTGA
- the paaY gene encoding phenylacetic acid degradation protein PaaY: MNTPRVFAIDGVVPVVDPTAYVHPSAVLIGDVIVGPGCYVGPCASLRGDFGRLILQAGVNVQDTCVIHSFPEHDTVVEENGHIGHGSVLHCCTIKRNALVGMNAVVMDNAVIGENSFVAACSFVKAGMEVPANSLVAGVPAKVVRELSEQEMAWKVRGTGIYQNLTVRCLATMEETDALTAVEPGRKRIVMPEIVPLSEQKKRS; encoded by the coding sequence ATGAACACACCCCGCGTATTCGCCATCGACGGCGTCGTGCCGGTCGTCGACCCGACTGCCTACGTCCATCCGAGCGCCGTGCTGATCGGCGACGTGATCGTCGGCCCCGGCTGCTACGTCGGCCCCTGTGCCAGCCTGCGCGGCGACTTCGGCCGCCTGATCCTGCAGGCGGGCGTCAACGTGCAGGACACCTGCGTGATCCACAGCTTCCCCGAGCACGACACGGTGGTCGAGGAGAACGGCCACATCGGGCACGGCTCGGTGCTGCATTGCTGCACGATCAAGCGCAACGCGCTGGTCGGCATGAACGCGGTCGTGATGGACAACGCCGTGATCGGCGAGAACAGCTTCGTCGCCGCCTGCAGCTTCGTGAAGGCAGGCATGGAAGTGCCGGCGAATTCGCTGGTGGCCGGCGTGCCGGCGAAAGTCGTGCGCGAGCTCAGCGAGCAGGAAATGGCGTGGAAGGTGCGCGGCACCGGGATCTACCAGAACCTGACGGTGCGCTGCCTCGCGACGATGGAAGAGACCGACGCGCTGACGGCGGTGGAGCCTGGGCGCAAGCGCATCGTGATGCCCGAGATCGTGCCGCTGAGCGAGCAGAAAAAGCGTAGCTGA